One segment of Triticum aestivum cultivar Chinese Spring chromosome 2A, IWGSC CS RefSeq v2.1, whole genome shotgun sequence DNA contains the following:
- the LOC123191982 gene encoding protein FAR1-RELATED SEQUENCE 5, translating to MESTNEGDHQDNGSLNTSSAIPSWVPQMGMKFGTVDEAWTFWVTYGGKVGFGTRKRYLNPSKFDRTITSCRFVCRKEGHRGKDKRDKHIKEPRAEIRTGCLARMGLTINREAGNYEVTDLVLEHNHIMQLQETCHFLPSQRKISEIQAFEIEIADDSGIGPKAAYECASRRVGGPSVLGYIRRDHKNHLRTKRQRELMYGEAGSMLKYFQDKVAQNPSFQYAIQLDNEEQITNIFWADAKMLIDYAHFGDVVTFDTTFGTNKELRPFGVFVGFNQFRQTVIFGACLLYSETYEAFKWLFETFLFAHNQKHPRTIYTDQDVAMGNAVEDVFLMARHGLCTFHIMQNAIKHLSCHKKEEEEYFVNTNSMLGCFSAKHCSSTSVSVLQISVLYSEYSETSKLVDSRGPLDEKAVNERPIVARTAVLPCVKARQTSRVPAGHEMRISGGADPTVAPYVRAETAQEKDWREGELWMLN from the exons ATGGAAAGCACAAACGAGGGAGATCACCAGGATAATGGCAGTCTGAATAC ATCGAGTGCCATACCAAGTTGGGTACCACAGATGGGCATGAAATTCGGCACTGTCGATGAAGCATGGACATTCTGGGTTACTTATGGGGGCAAAGTTGGATTTGGTACTAGAAAGCGATACCTCAACCCAAGTAAGTTTGATCGGACAATCACGTCGTGCAGATTTGTTTGTCGCAAGGAAGGCCATCGAGGAAAAGACAAAAGAGATAAGCATATTAAGGAACCTCGAGCTGAGATTCGAACCGGTTGTCTAGCTCGCATGGGTCTCACAATAAACAGAGAAGCGGGAAATTATGAAGTAACCGATCTTGTTCTAGAGCACAACCACATTATGCAGTTGCAAGAAACATGCCACTTTCTGCCATCACAGCGAAAGATATCTGAAATTCAAGCTTTTGAGATTGAAATTGCAGATGATTCAGGTATTGGGCCAAAAGCTGCGTATGAGTGTGCTAGTCGTCGAGTTGGTGGACCATCTGTTCTTGGCTATATACGTAGGGATCACAAAAATCACCTACGTACTAAGCGCCAAAGGGAACTAATGTATGGTGAAGCTGGGAGTATGTTAAAATACTTTCAGGATAAAGTCGCCCAAAACCCATCGTTCCAATATGCCATACAGCTGGACAATGAAGAACAGATCACAAATATATTTTGGGCTGATGCAAAAATGTTAATTGATTATGCTCATTTTGGTGATGTGGTTACTTTTGACACAACATTTGGAACCAACAAGGAACTTAGGCCATTTGGTGTATTCGTTGGGTTCAATCAATTCAGACAAACTGTTATATTTGGTGCTTGCCTTTTATATAGTGAAACATATGAGGCTTTCAAATGGCTATTTGAAACTTTTCTCTTTGCACATAATCAGAAGCATCCAAGAACTATATATACAGATCAAGATGTTGCAATGGGAAATGCGGTTGAGGATGTATTTTTAATGGCACGGCATGGTTTATGCACGTTTCACATAATGCAGAATGCCATCAAACATTTATCTTGTCataagaaggaggaggaggag TACTTTGTTAATACAAATAGCATGCTTGGATGCTTCAGTGCTAAACATTGCAGTAGCACTTCAGTTTCAGTTCTACAAATTTCAGTACTCT ATTCAGAGTATAGTGAAACAAGCAAGTTGGTGGATAGCAGAGGTCCGTTGGATGAGAAAGCAGTGAACGAACGGCCGATTGTGGCCCGTACGGCAGTTCTGCCGTGCGTGAAGGCACGGCAGACGAGCCGCGTCCCGGCCGGCCACGAGATGAGAATCTCCGGGGGCGCCGATCCAACAGTGGCACCGTACGTACGTGCAGAAACGGCACAGGAGAAAGACTGGAGGGAGGGAGAGCTGTGGATGCTGAACTGA